Proteins encoded together in one Candidatus Hydrogenedentota bacterium window:
- a CDS encoding cyclic nucleotide-binding domain-containing protein, giving the protein MSTADEVKNLLADHEFFKGLQASYLERLASHVILESFPAGEYVFRAGSQATHCYLIRQGQVALEVFEPHRGGAIVLHTIDCHGVLGCSWLVPPYQWRFDARAVQLTRVLAIDAAAFREAIESDHEFGYDVLKRFLAVFTGRLSAVLLQLSDMYA; this is encoded by the coding sequence ATGTCAACCGCAGATGAGGTCAAGAACCTGCTGGCCGACCACGAGTTTTTCAAGGGGCTTCAAGCCTCGTACTTGGAGCGCCTGGCCTCGCACGTAATCCTCGAGAGCTTTCCGGCGGGCGAGTACGTGTTTCGCGCGGGCAGCCAGGCCACGCACTGTTACCTGATCCGGCAGGGCCAGGTCGCGCTCGAGGTGTTCGAGCCGCACCGGGGCGGCGCTATCGTGCTGCACACGATCGACTGCCACGGCGTCCTCGGCTGTTCATGGCTGGTACCCCCGTATCAATGGCGGTTCGATGCGCGCGCCGTGCAATTGACGCGCGTGCTCGCGATAGACGCCGCGGCGTTCCGCGAAGCCATCGAGTCGGACCACGAGTTCGGCTACGACGTGCTGAAACGCTTCCTCGCCGTGTTTACCGGCCGGCTGTCCGCCGTACTGCTCCAACTCAGCGATATGTACGCCTAG
- a CDS encoding FAD/NAD(P)-binding protein, producing the protein MNSGQQAPDNKVTYRVRSIVQETQDTVTLELVRPDGKPVPEYAPGQYNLLEVRDVGPAAMAVCVAPEAPDVLLHTVRAVGRVTEALCALSVGEEVTVSGPHGAGWPLGPAEENDVVIVAGGIGLAPMRPLLYALIQHRERYGHTTILYGARTPEDILYRKELEQWRGRFDMEVLVTVDRASRNWHGHVGVFTNLIPRAPFDPYYTVAYIAGPEVMMTYAVESLHRRGVRKDWQFVYMQRDLKRGVGAMDACDPGKTGLTGPVFRYDEVEPFLAARE; encoded by the coding sequence ATGAACTCGGGACAGCAAGCACCTGACAACAAAGTGACGTACCGCGTGCGGTCCATCGTACAGGAGACGCAGGACACGGTCACCCTGGAACTGGTGAGGCCGGACGGCAAACCGGTGCCGGAATACGCGCCGGGCCAATACAACCTGCTCGAGGTGCGCGACGTCGGACCCGCCGCCATGGCCGTCTGCGTCGCCCCGGAAGCGCCGGACGTGCTGCTGCACACGGTGCGCGCGGTGGGCCGCGTGACCGAGGCGCTATGCGCCCTGTCCGTGGGCGAGGAGGTGACGGTGTCGGGGCCGCACGGCGCCGGATGGCCGCTCGGGCCCGCGGAGGAAAACGACGTGGTCATCGTTGCAGGCGGCATCGGCCTCGCGCCGATGCGCCCGCTGCTGTACGCGCTGATCCAGCACCGCGAGCGGTACGGGCACACGACCATCCTGTACGGTGCGCGCACGCCGGAAGACATCCTGTACCGCAAGGAATTGGAGCAGTGGCGCGGCCGGTTCGACATGGAGGTGCTGGTCACGGTTGACCGCGCGTCGCGCAACTGGCACGGGCACGTGGGCGTGTTCACGAACTTGATCCCGCGCGCCCCGTTCGACCCCTACTATACCGTCGCGTACATTGCCGGCCCCGAGGTGATGATGACCTACGCGGTGGAATCGTTGCACCGCCGCGGCGTGCGCAAAGACTGGCAGTTCGTGTACATGCAGCGCGACCTCAAGCGCGGCGTGGGCGCCATGGATGCATGCGACCCGGGCAAGACCGGTCTCACCGGGCCGGTCTTCCGTTACGACGAAGTGGAGCCATTCTTGGCCGCGCGCGAATAG
- a CDS encoding hydrogenase maturation protease, whose product MVRPFQACFQGVTARQGAVVPDRVKRILVIGVGHPLCGDGSVGLRVAQAVRARWPEAVRVFEHGGEGATLLHMWAPEDGVFLFSASESGAAPGTLSRFEAAVEDVPRHFLHSFGHPFGIAEAIEAARRTGRLPARLIVYGLEGASFGEGEQLSEPARRGLQELTSRALAEVRSLAERALAERLSMRIQNGTFAK is encoded by the coding sequence ATGGTCCGACCGTTTCAAGCCTGTTTTCAGGGCGTGACGGCCCGTCAAGGCGCCGTTGTCCCGGACCGTGTCAAGCGCATCCTCGTAATTGGCGTGGGCCACCCACTGTGCGGCGACGGCAGCGTGGGGCTGCGCGTGGCCCAAGCCGTGCGCGCGCGCTGGCCGGAGGCTGTACGTGTTTTTGAGCACGGCGGCGAGGGTGCGACGCTGCTGCACATGTGGGCGCCTGAGGACGGCGTTTTCCTCTTCAGCGCGTCGGAATCCGGCGCGGCGCCCGGGACCCTCTCCCGCTTCGAGGCGGCGGTAGAAGACGTTCCCCGGCATTTTCTGCATTCCTTCGGCCATCCCTTCGGCATCGCCGAAGCCATCGAGGCTGCACGAAGAACGGGACGTCTGCCCGCCCGGCTCATCGTATACGGGCTCGAGGGCGCCTCTTTCGGGGAGGGCGAGCAACTCTCGGAACCGGCCCGGCGCGGGCTGCAGGAATTGACGTCGCGCGCGCTGGCGGAAGTGCGCAGCCTCGCCGAACGCGCGCTCGCCGAGCGCCTTTCCATGAGAATCCAGAACGGCACATTCGCGAAGTAG
- a CDS encoding hydrogenase maturation nickel metallochaperone HypA, translating to MHELSIVENVLQRVLTIADEHGGLPVSCVKLSIGALQQVDPDLLAFAFQAAVAGTLAERAALEWRVTPARVACPSCGTCFQPDDLFWACPACAAAGGRVLAGDELVLDAVELEEAEQPREEPSWK from the coding sequence ATGCACGAGCTCAGCATAGTCGAAAACGTTCTCCAACGCGTTCTGACCATCGCGGATGAACACGGCGGCCTGCCCGTCTCGTGCGTGAAGCTGAGCATCGGGGCACTCCAGCAGGTTGATCCGGATTTGCTCGCGTTCGCCTTTCAGGCAGCCGTCGCGGGCACGCTCGCCGAACGCGCCGCCCTGGAATGGCGCGTGACCCCCGCTCGTGTTGCGTGCCCGTCGTGCGGGACGTGCTTCCAACCGGATGACCTGTTCTGGGCGTGCCCCGCCTGTGCGGCGGCCGGCGGGCGCGTCCTGGCCGGGGATGAGTTGGTGCTCGATGCGGTCGAACTGGAAGAGGCGGAACAACCGCGGGAGGAACCGTCGTGGAAATAA
- the hypB gene encoding hydrogenase nickel incorporation protein HypB has protein sequence MEIRVVEKVLKVNDELAQAVRDRLRPLDVATVNMISAPGSGKTSLIERAVQALEGARRISVIEGDPDTTLDAERIAAAGAPVVQINTAGGCHLEANLVLRALDQLELAAGGLLVIENVGNLVCPVSFDLGEDRRVAVVSVTEGHDKPAKYPKLFRCADLVVLNKVDLLPHVDFDVARFRAYVEKLQPGVAMMEVSCRTGEGIDAWAAWLRALVPRGAQR, from the coding sequence GTGGAAATAAGGGTCGTTGAAAAGGTATTGAAGGTCAACGACGAACTCGCGCAGGCCGTGCGCGACCGGCTGCGCCCGCTGGACGTGGCAACAGTCAACATGATCAGCGCGCCGGGCTCGGGCAAGACGTCGCTCATCGAGCGAGCCGTGCAAGCGCTTGAAGGCGCGCGGCGCATCAGCGTGATCGAAGGCGACCCGGATACCACGCTTGACGCGGAGCGCATCGCCGCCGCGGGCGCGCCCGTGGTCCAGATCAACACGGCGGGCGGCTGCCATCTCGAGGCCAATCTCGTGTTGCGCGCCCTCGACCAGCTCGAACTCGCGGCGGGCGGCCTGCTCGTGATTGAAAACGTGGGCAATCTGGTCTGCCCCGTGTCTTTTGACCTCGGCGAAGACCGGCGCGTCGCCGTCGTCAGCGTGACGGAGGGGCACGACAAGCCCGCGAAATACCCGAAGCTGTTTCGCTGCGCCGACCTGGTCGTGCTGAACAAGGTCGATCTGCTGCCGCATGTCGACTTCGACGTTGCCCGTTTCCGCGCATACGTCGAGAAACTGCAGCCGGGCGTGGCCATGATGGAGGTATCCTGCCGCACCGGTGAAGGCATTGATGCCTGGGCCGCGTGGCTGCGCGCGCTCGTTCCGCGCGGCGCGCAGCGATAG
- a CDS encoding sulfatase yields MNVVVLVIDTLRADHLGCYGYRHSTSPHIDALAAQSVHFSRHYASAIPTHPAFTTLLSGQYAITHGVVAHGAPRPLPRSLPWLPALFQKAGYTTCAVDNLAQTRMGFLRGFEFYIDPSQRQTLSLTCDNREINRRAVQWLEDNRRDRFFLMMHYWDPHTPYLPPPQYRRLFYSGDPCDPGNRSLEGMERHPLGKMWRETWFHSLDGHITDAEYVVGLYDGEIRYCDEGVGAFLDALDRLNLAGDTLVALLSDHGEMMYRHGIFFDHHGLYDGTLHVPFLIRHPQFEPRRIAVMTEHADVAPTLLSCCGIDAPAEMEGMNLVPWMRGARADAARDAV; encoded by the coding sequence GTGAACGTCGTTGTCCTGGTTATCGATACTCTGCGCGCGGACCATCTCGGATGCTATGGATATCGCCATTCGACGTCGCCGCATATCGACGCGCTTGCGGCGCAATCGGTGCATTTCTCGCGGCATTATGCTTCCGCGATTCCGACGCATCCCGCGTTCACCACGCTGCTTTCCGGGCAATACGCCATCACGCACGGCGTGGTAGCGCACGGCGCGCCGCGGCCGCTGCCGCGGTCGCTGCCGTGGCTGCCGGCGCTGTTTCAGAAGGCCGGCTACACTACGTGCGCCGTCGATAACCTCGCGCAAACGCGCATGGGTTTCCTGCGCGGTTTCGAGTTCTACATCGATCCCAGCCAACGGCAGACGCTAAGCCTGACGTGCGACAACCGCGAGATCAACCGCCGCGCGGTCCAATGGCTGGAAGATAATCGCCGCGACCGTTTCTTTCTCATGATGCATTACTGGGACCCGCACACGCCGTACCTGCCGCCCCCGCAGTACCGAAGGCTATTCTACTCGGGCGACCCTTGCGACCCCGGCAACCGGTCGCTGGAAGGCATGGAGCGGCATCCGCTCGGCAAGATGTGGCGCGAAACGTGGTTCCACAGCCTCGACGGCCACATTACCGACGCGGAATACGTCGTCGGCCTGTACGACGGCGAAATCCGTTACTGTGACGAGGGCGTCGGCGCATTCCTCGATGCGCTCGACCGCCTGAACCTCGCCGGGGATACGCTCGTGGCGCTGTTGAGCGACCACGGCGAGATGATGTACCGCCACGGCATTTTCTTCGACCATCACGGCCTCTACGACGGAACCCTGCACGTGCCCTTCCTGATCCGGCACCCGCAATTCGAGCCGCGCCGTATTGCGGTCATGACCGAACACGCCGACGTCGCGCCGACACTGCTTTCCTGCTGCGGCATCGACGCGCCCGCGGAGATGGAAGGCATGAATCTCGTGCCCTGGATGCGCGGCGCGCGCGCGGATGCGGCGCGCGACGCCGT